Proteins encoded in a region of the Diabrotica undecimpunctata isolate CICGRU chromosome 10, icDiaUnde3, whole genome shotgun sequence genome:
- the LOC140451745 gene encoding zinc finger BED domain-containing protein 5-like — protein MERWLKVGECSKAVRAEYTAITDQDDYATTSSSTISKAKKRKYDESYISFGFVDSNGSPLCILCSKLFPNSSMAPAKLRRHLETVHPESKGKNKEFFLRKKEKLLESQKTMMHVTQTINENATEASYLVSYRIAQAGEAHTIAENLIKLCVLDITKCMLDEKFAKHLSTVPLSNDTVSRRIHDLPSYGKQELVTRLQKTRFALQIDEFTDVAGLAILLVIVRYPYESSFAYVFTAAHKHNRRGNF, from the coding sequence ATGGAACGTTGGCTTAAAGTTGGCGAATGTTCGAAAGCAGTACGCGCAGAGTATACAGCAATTACCGATCAAGACGATTATGCAACGACATCAAGTTCCACGATTTcaaaggcgaaaaaaaggaagtaTGATGAATCATATATCAGTTTCGGATTTGTTGATTCCAACGGCTCACCTCTCTGCATCCTATGTAGTAAACTGTTTCCTAATAGTTCCATGGCACCGGCCAAGTTGCGCCGACATTTAGAAACTGTACACCCCGAGTCTAAAGGAAagaataaagaattttttctACGTAAAAAAGAAAAGTTATTGGAAAGTCAAAAAACTATGATGCATGTAACTCAAACTATCAATGAAAATGCCACAGAGGCATCATATTTAGTTAGTTATCGCATTGCACAAGCAGGTGAAGCGCACACTATCGCtgagaatttaataaaactatGTGTGTTAGACATAACAAAATGTATGCTCGATgaaaaatttgcaaagcatctttcTACTGTGCCGCTATCGAACGATACTGTTTCACGGCGAATTCATGATCTGCCAAGCTACGGCAAACAAGAACTAGTTACACGTCTACAAAAAACACGATTTGCCTTGCAAATAGATGAGTTTACTGATGTCGCTGGTCTAGCTATCTTGCTGGTTATCGTTAGATATCCATATGAAAGTTCTTTTGCTTATGTGTTCACCGCTGCCCACAAACACAACCGGAgaggaaatttttaa
- the LOC140451746 gene encoding zinc finger BED domain-containing protein 5-like, producing MDLQKPESMSNEIYESLLEMSLDTCTKSLFKTTPLNDSWCRIRDEYSMLAKMALKILLPFPTTYLCETGFSAYTATKTKYRNRLDAEPDMGLQMSSIKPDINQLMKNKKQFYTSH from the coding sequence ATGGACTTACAAAAGCCCGAAAGTATGTCAAACGAGATATACGAATCTCTTTTAGAAATGTCATTAGACACATGTACGAAGTCACTGTTTAAAACGACGCCTCTCAACGATTCTTGGTGCAGAATCCGTGATGAATATTCAATGCTTGCCAAAATGGCTCTGAAAATTCTTCTTCCGTTTCCAACAACATATTTGTGCGAAACAGGATTCTCAGCATATACAGCCACGAAAACAAAATACCGCAATAGACTGGACGCCGAACCTGATATGGGACTTCAAATGTCCTCTATCAAACCTGATATCAACCAattgatgaaaaataaaaaacagttttaTACCTCCCATTAG